The segment AGGCGCGGCGGCTGATGCGCCAGGTCGTGCTCGACCGTCGCCGACAGAAGCAGACGACAATCCTCATTTCGCACGCGTTGATCGAGGTCGAGGCGCTCTGCAACAAGATCGCGGTGCTGACCGGAGGGCGCTTGTGCTTTGTCGGCACGCCCAACGAACTGGCGAGGCCAACCAGCATGGAATGCGCGGACCCCTCGCCGATGTGGACGATCGAAGCGGCGCTAGAGCCATATTACGCGGGGAGCGCGCCATGAAAGCCAGCGACGCCGTACGAACCTTGCTCGCGCTAGCGCGAGACACCTTTCGCCAATCGCTGGCGCATGGCGTGTTTTGGCTGCTGCTGGGCGTCACCTCGCTCTGCGCGCTTTTGTGCCTGAGTGTTTCGATTGTCGGCGCGTCGTCGTTGGCGATCGTAGGCGAATCGCCCGATTTTCTCCCGGCCAACGATCCCGACGCCAAAGACGCCCAGCGGCTTGAATCGTCGGGCGTGCAGGTGGTGCGCGGCGAGTTCTGCCTGGGGTTTGGCGCGGTGCACATCCCGCTAGCGCGCGATGCCCGCGGCGCGGTGCATAGCCTCGAACTGATTCTGGCGGGCGGCGTGGCCGATACGCTAGGCGTGATGTTGGCGCTGATGTGGACCGCCGGCTTTCTGCCCGGATTTCTCGATGCGCGTTCGATCTCCGTGCTATTGGCCAAACCGCAGCCGCGCTGGGTGCTGCTGGCGGGCAAGTATCTAGGTGTGCTGGTGTTTGTGACGTTTCACGGCGTATTGTTTGTAGGAGTCACTTGGCTCGCACTGGGAGTGAAGACCGGTATCTGGGACGCCAATTACTTGCTGGCTGCGCCACTCTTTGTGCTGCACTTTGCGATCTTCTTCGGCTTGTCCGCGTTTCTGGCGGTGGTCAGTCGCAGCACTGTGGTCT is part of the Pirellulales bacterium genome and harbors:
- a CDS encoding ABC transporter permease; this translates as MKASDAVRTLLALARDTFRQSLAHGVFWLLLGVTSLCALLCLSVSIVGASSLAIVGESPDFLPANDPDAKDAQRLESSGVQVVRGEFCLGFGAVHIPLARDARGAVHSLELILAGGVADTLGVMLALMWTAGFLPGFLDARSISVLLAKPQPRWVLLAGKYLGVLVFVTFHGVLFVGVTWLALGVKTGIWDANYLLAAPLFVLHFAIFFGLSAFLAVVSRSTVVCVFGSIVFWAVCWGMNYGRHALVVEAHRDSNSLFSGGLSWMAEVGYWVLPKPADLGVLLYNSLDAASDFAQPAAITAVIEQGGFHPLLSVAASLGFTLLLLYSAIKQFELTDY